The Rosa rugosa chromosome 1, drRosRugo1.1, whole genome shotgun sequence genomic sequence AAAAATGGCGCTTCTCGGATCCAACATAGCCAGTGAGGTCAGGTTTCATCTTCCTCCTTCGATTTTGTTTACCTTTCTGGACTTCATTTCAATCTCGTTTCAATTTGCTTGatccttgaattttttttttttacggaaCTAGAATTTTTGGTTTCGAGGACCGGTGATTATTGTGGAATTTGAAATTATAGTGCTGATTTAGTGATTTTTTTTCAGAGATATGAATTGGCAATCTGGTGGGATTTTGATGGTTAAAGAATAGCTTTGTTATGTATTCAGATCATTTTGCTTCTGTCTATTCACCATTGGCATCATTGTCGCATGTGATGTTGGAAAGGATTTCCTATATGATAGTTATGGTCAAATTGGGTGCAGGTCGGGCTTCGGCTGCTGCTCTGTCCTCTTGGTTCTAACATTGTTATTCGAACAGCGTGGTGAGACCTGATTAATGTTCCTTCCATCAATGTTGAACTTCAGAAGTGGTTATATTATGGATTGGCTTCTGATTGATGTTGAGGCTTTCTTTGGTACAGTTGTTCTGTTGGGATTGTTGTACCGGTATACTGTACATGCAAGGCAATTGAGAGGAAAGATGAAACTGCACAACAGAAGTGGCTTCTTTATTGGGCGGGTTGGgatttgtattttttatttttgttttccgTTCGTACTTGGATGAGATCACCTTTCATCTCAATTATCTGTATAGAGAGAGGCTTATGACTTTCTGAGCCCTATCAGGCAACTAAATTAATTCTGTTTATTTTTTCCACCCCACCACCAAATGATTGCAGCTTATGGATCTTTCAGCCTTGTGGAAATATTTTCAGATAGGCTTATATCATGGTAAGGCTCTGGACCTATTTACTAAAGTAGCATATCTGTCACGTAGGAAACATTTTCTGTCTGATACTAGATAAGACGAGCCATGCTGCTTCGAAATCCATATAATGTTTGATGTGTTGCATTTAACATGTACtatctatgttatttctttGGTCTCAGTACTATGTCTTCTATTCATCTTCATTTTTACCCAGAATCCATTATCTTTGATCGTGCTTTTTAGTTTTCAGATCGCTGTCaatctcttttggtttttgaCAGTATGGATGATAATGTTAAAGCCATGATGACCATGGTTAGATGTGTCAAACATTTTTTTGATAAATTGAAAAACAGATGATTACTTTCCATATGTGAAAAGAAATTGACATTTTCAAGAATAATAAAGAGGCTATCCTACGCTCATTATGTACGTAAAGATTCCTAGTCCATGTACTTGTTAATGTGTTGTAATCTTCTCATGAAATAGCATTCTATTGGTATAGGGAAAGAGTAATCCATTTTTCCTAGGTCTATGCACTTGTCAATTGTGGTTATCTCTATTGGTGTAGACAACAGAATTAGATATGGTTAGAAGATTCTATCGGCATAAGGATAGAGTGAAATGTATAACAACTTTATAAGAATAGATATCGCTAGTAACTTATGCAGGCTTGTGACCAAAGTTATGAACTAGATAGATATCCTAATCTTTGTTTGGAACTTTTGATTATGTGCAGGTGCCCATATTACTATCACATGAAGTTTGCCTTTCTTGTTTGGCTCCAACTTCCATCTGCTGATGTAAGATAAATTTgcttctttttggtttgtttccATCAGTATCTATTGAAGAAGAATGACAATGGTACCTTGCGTTGGTTTTACATGTCTATCTTCTCTTTCCCTTATCTTGTGTTTATTTTGGTTATGTCATTACAACCACCTTCCTTATTTTCGGACTCATTTGTTTACCTGCATTATATGGGAAATGTGTGATAAAGCTGAGTAATCTCAATTTAGTATTAGTCTTTTCTTTTGTCTAGTTGTCATGTAGGTTTTTGTTACTGAAATACAAATATCATTATATCGTACGAGTGTTTATTGGTGTCTCATCATCTGGTCTTATGATTGCATTCTGAGCTGTGTTTATAAGGTTCTTTTTAGCATTTCATTGCCAACTTTAGTTATGTGCGCAACTTTATACATGGGAACAGCTTGAGTTGTAACTTTCTTCTATCAAAAATAACTAAATGCCTGCTTTCCATCCAGGGGGCGAAGCAGTTATACATGAACCACCTACGCCCGTTCTTTTTGAGGCATCAAACTAAAGTTGATAGAATTTTGGGCCTTACATATGGTGAATTGGTATGCCCTCTGTCTGCAATTAGTCTTGAGTAGTATGTAACCTGGAAATTTATTGGTCTGGGTCAACATCTACTTTCTTCACAAGTTCTTGTTATCTCATTGTGCGTACAGAACTAAAATGTTCATTGGTTTGTTAATTGCAGCTCAAACTCATTAGTGCACACCAAGGAGAGATCCACTATGCTAGGGCTATGTTCTTGAAAGTTTTTGGTTCAGGTGAGAAtggcattggtcaaacaccccATCACACACATTGTATTAGTGAAGTACAGCAGGGGCTGGTAGTTGCTGCTTCAAAGCTGGCATTATTAGGTTACAGAGGCTAGTAGTTACTGCTTGTTTGTTAGTCCTCTATGGTTTTGCCAACTGAAGATCACTTTTGCGTCCTCCTTAACAGATCAGATGCCGAGGGG encodes the following:
- the LOC133727274 gene encoding HVA22-like protein k; translation: MALLGSNIASEVGLRLLLCPLGSNIVIRTACCSVGIVVPVYCTCKAIERKDETAQQKWLLYWAAYGSFSLVEIFSDRLISWCPYYYHMKFAFLVWLQLPSADGAKQLYMNHLRPFFLRHQTKVDRILGLTYGELLKLISAHQGEIHYARAMFLKVFGSDQMPRGRANTDLPQNDAIEGPPRTTRESDSGLDD